The Buteo buteo chromosome 3, bButBut1.hap1.1, whole genome shotgun sequence genome has a window encoding:
- the MTFR1 gene encoding mitochondrial fission regulator 1 codes for MICWLKRLIRMAFEQVGLNMESVLWSSKPYGSSRSIVRKIGTNLSLIQCPRVQFQLTSHATEGNHPNQLGEDAVASFADVGWVAQEEGEVSTRLRSEVWSKTAQPLSGELHHSGKSPCRQISLQNPLEEESVSRSTVSTNEEALQKISALENELATLRAQIAKIVILQEQQHLTTVGSSPAASAAIAVAPPPPPPPPPPPPLPPPGLQQSMSAIELIKERKNKKMNSGQNLTENGPKKSEIPNMLEILKDMNSVKLRSVKRSSEGTKSKVADPTDPAALIAEALKKKFAYRYQNDSQSETEKVIPKTETKTKTEVVLFGPHMLKSTGKMKTLIEKS; via the exons ATGATTTGCTGGCTTAAGCGCTTAATTAGGATGGCTTTTGAACAAGTTGGATTAAACATGGAATCA GTGCTTTGGTCAAGCAAGCCTTATGGTTCATCTCGAAGTATTGTAAGAAAAATTGGTACTAACCTCTCTCTTATACAGTGTCCAAGAGTTCAGTTTCAG CTTACTTCTCATGCCACAGAAGGAAACCATCCTAATCAACTTGGAGAAGATGCAGTGGCGTCCTTTGCAGACGTGGGATGGGTTGCTCAAGAAGAAGGTGAAGTCTCTACAAGGCTCAG GTCAGAAGTTTGGTCAAAAACAGCCCAGCCTCTTTCAGGTGAACTACATCATTCTGGAAAGTCCCCATGCAGACAGATATCCTTACAAAACCCATTGGAAGAAGAATCAGTGTCCAGGAGCACAGTGTCCACAAATGAGGAAGCTCTGCAGAAGATCAGTGCTCTAGAAAATGAACTAGCCACTTTAAGAGCACAAATAGCCAAAATTGTAATCTTGCAAGAACAACAGCACCTGACAACAG TTGGGTCAAGTCCAGCTGCTTCAGCTGCTATCGCTGTTGCACCTCCACCACCgccgccacctcctcctccaccaccactcCCTCCCCCAGGTCTACAACAGAGTATGTCTGCAATTGAACtcattaaagaaaggaaaaacaaaaaaatgaactcTGGACAGAATCTGACAGAAAATGGGCCAAAGAAGTCTGAAATACCAAACATGCTAGAAATCCTCAAAGACATGAACAGCGTGAAACTACGCTCAGTGAAAAG atcATCAGAAGGTACAAAATCTAAAGTGGCTGACCCTACAGATCCTGCAGCATTAATAGCAGAAGCACTCAAAAAGAAATTTGCGTATCGATACCAAAATGATAGCcaaagtgaaacagaaaaagttatTCCAAAGACTGAAACAAAGACAAAGACTGAGGTAGTGCTG TTTGGACCGCACATGCTGAAGTctacaggaaaaatgaagactttAATTGAAAAATCCTAA